A genomic stretch from bacterium includes:
- a CDS encoding isochorismatase family protein: MSVKITCRWDHMCVNSTTRASFNHGYGNTVVGSATATRTISNPETGADMPARQLQDASLSALGDMFSVAVPNAKSIPD; this comes from the coding sequence ATATCGGTCAAAATTACATGCCGTTGGGATCATATGTGCGTGAACTCGACAACGCGCGCGTCGTTCAACCACGGCTACGGCAACACGGTGGTGGGGAGCGCCACGGCTACGCGCACGATCTCCAACCCCGAAACCGGCGCGGACATGCCTGCCAGGCAATTGCAGGATGCAAGCCTGTCAGCGCTCGGCGACATGTTCTCGGTCGCGGTCCCGAACGCGAAGAGCATCCCCGACTAA